AGAGCGGCTCAAGGCTTTCAACACCTGCGTCTCCCACATCTGCGTCGTCTTGATCTTCTTTATTCCTGTGATTGGGGTGTCCATGGTGCACCGTTTTGCAAGGCACATTTCCCCCATTGTCCATATCCTTATGGCCGATGTTTACCTCCTCATTCCTCCTGTCCTCAACCCCATTGTGTACAGTGTGAAAACCCAGCCCATCCGCAAGGGGATCCTGTGGGCATTTGGCAAGAGAAGGACCACTCGTTTCCAGTGATCTTTGGCCCTCTCGGTTTCCTCTCGGTCTTGGACGAGATGCCAATAAAcctttatttacttgtttattttctttttccctctgAAATTATATTTTGCATTTTGGTAATTCACAAATAAAAATGCCAGTTCAACAACAATCAAAACATTCCAGCACTGGAAGCTCTTGAAGGAAAAAGGAGTAATTGCACATTGCTGATTGAGTTGTAGGAAGGGCAGATACTTTTGGACAGAAGTATCTTAATTGATTACTGAAACATTAAAGGTCAGTCTGCCTATAGAATATATTAATGAGCATACTTGAAatattactatataattgagtaagcgtgttttagacaactcactttataccctggtgcaccaccagagggcgatgctgcagaggaaagcccagggaactcaccatatcgctccagaaaacatgacGTGGTGGGAAGCCCTGGCCGGGAACAGGCTTGGTATACCAAGGGTTAGGATatcgctttgcatgcagaaggccccaggttcaatacctGACCTCTTCAGTAGATTCCTGGAGgcgatgggaaagacctccacccCAGAGCTTGGCCAGCCTTTGCCAGAGGGGAGAAGGCGGACCTTGATAGATAaatgtctgtagcaatagaaaagagccagagtccagtagcacctacacgactaacaacatttgtggtagggtacggacttttgttagttttatagatgctactggactctttttggacACTTACTATGCAATGGGAGGGTGGAAAGTGCATAGGAAGAGGACTAAGGCTTACGTGAGGGCAACTTGCACTTACACGGGAGCAACGCCCCCTTCTGCCTACTGGCAGGGAGGCATGCTATTGCCGGCCGCGGCCACGCTGGGCGGCTGAATGAACATGTAAATGAGGCACAAGTCCCTGCGCTggcactggagggggcgggggcaggCCACAAGTTAGCTGGCTTCCTAAGCTGCCCCAGGCCTGGGAACGCTTCCTGCAGTGGCGCAGTTACGCCACGAAGAAAGGAGGCGTAGCCCATTGAcgcccattgaacaggaaaactcagGCACCTCTCCCGGCACTCAGTCCCGCCCACATGGCCAAAACGGGGCATAGGATGCCTACTACCGTGGAGACCAATTCACGTGCACTTCTGGTGCAGCGGGGACTTTGTGCGTGAGGCGGGCGAGGTGGGTGTTCACGGTGGCAGGCCATgcgtgcactggggggacttggcAGAAAATCAGGAGCACTTTGCTCTCATTCATGGGAAAaggagcaaagtccagaatgcctgactaactaacaataaccacccaagtcCCCTCACAGGTTATCTGACTCCGGAGTCCCTGCTTGGGAAggagcgagggagcactgacaggtaagacaGAGCTGGGGTGGCGGCTAACCCGGGTCGCTGAtctgtgccagctgcccccctcgCCTGAACTCGCCTGACTCTACAGGCGAGGCTTGGGGGGGGTGGCAGCATTGCCCACCTGCCACGGAGGCAATTGCCCAGAAAACTAATCTTGACACAGCCATTcgggggctctgttcagactccttCAGCCAGGGCCTCCTCCTGGTAGAGGAGGGAGTATGGCCATGGGTTGgggagaccggggggggggggttcaaaaatCCTTGTTGCTAGAGGGCactcagccccttgactttctcccgCACAGGAGAAGTACATCCCGAGGCAGAGCGCTGTCTCACCAGAGGGCCATGCATCATGGACACCTGCCCAGAGTGTTGCAGGTTGGGCTCAGCCTTGGCTGTGGACCGGCCTGGATCACTTGCCACACgtctctgtttcccttgcaggcaggttgCAACTCATCCGGGAGAGAGAGGAGCATGGCTGCCCCAGCCGCCCCGTAAACCTTCACGAGTGCCGTTCAGGtcctgcccagggagcagtttccaaaggcagcccacACCTCAGCCATGCTCCCCCAAGGGCAGGACGAGGGATGGATGTTGCAGCTCTGAATGCCgcgcaaactgcctttgctccctgtccAGCCGAGGAACCTTGGCAGGAAAGACACCCAGAGAACCTCTTCAccatttccagtttaataaaatatgtattgAGAAACAACAAACTTCCTGTCTGCTTGCTCGCTTCCCTGCCCTTGACAGAAGCCCTGCCCCAACTCCCCGTTGGAATGTCTTTTCATGCATCCCCACAAATGTTTCCTGGTTCcaggctgggatggatggggtggggctCTGCTGTCAGGAGGAGCAGGCGTCAAGTGGGGCCccgtccagcttccctgcccccttcccctgcccctcaatgtaacttcaggcagtggggtgggagttGAAGTGTGGCCCGTGAGTGTCTGGcagggcgggtgtgtgtgtgtgtgcgcgctgcACTGCGGACTTTCGTTCTCTaacagactgagctgctggcatctgataagcagTTGTCACCCCAGGATAGAGGCATGCCTCTCAAGGCCCAGCCCGTGTTCTCGCATCGCTATGATGCAGTGAGGTGTTCAAATAGCACTGCCGGAAGTCTGTGGGCACTTTTCGCTCCCATCACCTCTCGCGTGGCTTCCAATGGGCTTTCCTGTCACTCGGTGAAGAACCCACCTCCCTGCCTCTCTGGAATGTGGGGGCGGATCCCACGTGCTGCAGGCTGTGAATGGGACCCTCGCCGGGCCCTGCCGCATTTCTGGTCCCGCTTGTCAGGGaaggggaacctgtttctcacggtggcagcggggggggggggtgggatttgCAGGCGCACCGAAATGGGAGTTGGACGGGTGAGAGGGTCGGTGTTCGATCCAGACTTTATTGTCACCTCTGCTCTCCTCCCCAGCAGGGATGCCAGCTccctgactgggggggggaggttcattGGTGGGCAGCGGGGATCACGGCGTCCCCATTGGCTGCTCCGCCGCTTGCCCCtcgcctgcctgtcaggggagcggtgtggccattggctggtgtgagtggggttgtcaAGGGAATGGCAGGCGGGTGCTCTTGGCGGTGGCTGCACCTCACCTTGCCACGCTTGGCCACCCATACGCCAAGCctgttcttaggattgggctgcccaagtcggtcttcaaggtgctactggacccgaatctatGCAACATTCTGAAAGTTCAGTGCCAAAGGGAGGGCATTGGATCACGATATACAAGCCCAGTAAAGGGCCCTGAAGAGTTTCGGGCAAACACTCTGTTTTTCACCTTAACAGCTTTAACCAACACAGTCATGACGAAAGAAAAGCAGGAGGGGCCGGGACTGTCCAGTGTTTTGCAAAGCATATCCATGTCTGATCACCTGCCTGCTGTGTTAGGCTCTCAATCCATGGAGCTTTCGGCTGCCAAGGAACAGGTTTATTCCCCTAAAATGAGGGTTGCCCACCTGGGCCACAGAACTAAGTCATGACTTAACCATAAACAATACCTAGAGGGGATACCAAaagtgcagtaaaagcaagagTCTAGGTACAAATAAGGTTGCACTCTATTCCATTATGCCTTATGCTCTTAGTGGGAGATTCAATTATTaggaatgtgtatgtgtgtgcgtgtgcatgtgtgtgtgtgtgagagagtggtGCGAAGGTTGTAGACATCATGTATTGTCTGGATTGTCTTAATAGCTAGTCCAGGAAGAGAATTCACATTTGTATTGCATGTTGGAATGTTGAAAAATGTCATTGCACAATTCTGGAGGAAAAATTTGACTTACTAGTGTCAGACtacggaatcccagttatctagagttggtctccccccccccacccccttgcaagaagcacaaagtttcttggttccaaaaggtttattgaaagactatgctcaggatacaggtgtccataatccaaaggctgatgaggcccttggctgaacgaaagctttgttgagaatggcatggaaaaggaaagttacaacacttcaaacacccattcccagcctcccccctagtcctgtctgcgaaggcatgagaagacgagaacatcaaggtcgttggctggactggatagataaggctcttcgctcccatggataaggtcgttggctggactggatagataaggctcttcgctcccatggatatgagcggcctggtcgacacctgggcctggagggaggaaaactagacaactactgattataacacaagttaatatggcgtTACTCTGGCCAGAGAATTGACCTCTTGACAACTAGGCAGAAGGTAAAAGGCGAGGATTTCAAAGGTAGCATTTTCAGAACTGCTACCTGTCCACATGCCACATCCGCTAGATTGGGAGTCTCAGCGTGTGGATCACAAAGTGGTGCTGAGAGGAAGAGTTTAGGTTTTTTGGGTACTGGGGAACTTTCTGGGACAAGCTGAACTAAAAAGGTCTTCATCTGAACTGAAAGGAAGCCACACGGCTGGTGCATAATATcgaaaaaggtggcagagcagcttCTATATCGAGGGTCTGCTGCAGAGGCAAGAAAGTCTATCTATGGAAGCTGCTACTAAAAAAGCACTCGTGTTGCTCAACAATTTGAACATAGTACAAAATGATTGAGGCTATCTAGTGACAGGCTCACCTCACCTGTGAATAAACAGTTTGTTCATGATGAGGTCAAACGTCAATAATGCTCACTTCACACTTCCCAGCATCTCCGCAAAAAGCTGGATGATCGACAGGGCACAGTGGGCCCCCTGGAGACCACAACTTATCAGACAGCACAGTATTTATTAGGTAATGGGAAACAAGCAAGGTATGTTGAGGGTATGTTGCAAGTGTTTTCTTAAAAAGAGACTCttctccagagagccagtttggtgtagtggctaagagcgcgggactctaatctggagaactggggttgattctccactcctccacttgaagccagctgggtgatttagttcagtcacagctctctcagagccctctcagccccacccacctcagagggtgattgttgtggagataataataacacactttgtaaactgctctgagtgggcgtgaagttgttctgaagggtggtatataaatcaaatgttgctgttgttgttgttattgtctacATACAAAGATGTTGCAATAATGAGCAGAACTTCCAGAGCCTTGTGTTTTTGGCTCTGTATACAATGAACTTAgcaactcatagaatcatagaatcatagggttggaagggacctccaaagtcatctagtccaaccccctgcacaatgcaggaaattcacaattatgcacacactcagtgacctctgctccattcccagaagatggcaaaatactgtcagattccctagccaaactggcctgaccccaaggtggccatCAGCCTTACTGTGGGCATggaagaggccacaagaactaagcactgatgcaacccttcctgccctccctctcgtgatctgcccaggttcacagaatcagcattgctgtcaggtggccatctagcctctgctttaaaaactccaaagaaggagagcccaccacctcccgaggaagcctgttccactgagggactgctcgaactgtcaggaagttcttcctaatgtttagctgaaagctcttttgatttatttCAACCCGTTGGATCTGGTCCGaacttctggagcagcagaaaacaactctgcaccatcctctacatggcagcccttcaagtgctTGCAGATGGTTCTCCTATCgcctctcagtcgcctcctctccaggctaaacatgcccagctccttcaacctttcctcacaggatttggtctccaggcctcttgccatcttcgttgccctcctctggactcgCTGTTAGGGAGGCAGACTCCGAAGTCCCAGAGAGGGTTGCCAGGACCACATAAAAGCTCTTGCGATCTTGGCATTGCAGGCCCATGTCTGTGTGTAGAGATAAGAGGAGGGAGGTTTGTGTATTTTAAGTGGAGCTCCCAAAAGCTGCATCACAGCACCAAAGACCTCCAGATCAGGAGGGAATCGAGGTCAGTTGAACTGCCTTTCTAAAATGCAGCAATTCGTTCAACTTGTCAAGGGTGTTGGTTGGGGATGTGCGTCTGCATTGCCAACTTTAGGCATGAAAGGGGTGAGTTGGGTTTGAATTGGGTTTAGATTTACATAGTGATCCAAAGATGTCTTACATAGAGACACAGATTATAAATGCAACCTTTGAAGTATCTGAAAGTCTTCAGGCAAGCCCAGATTCAGCTACTGGAagcagcttccttccttccttccatccttccgtctgtccgtctgtcaaGAATACAAGCGGAAATTCAAGATACATCTTAGCCTCAGGTCAGAGAAAGCCGATTGCTGTATGCTCTAGGAAAAAGCCACATTTACTAATCAAAAAGGGTCAATCCATGCCGGAAGTCTCCCCAAAAAGATCCAGGCTTAATAGCATTCCTCAAGTTGCTGGAGAGGAACTCTGAAGAGACAACAGGGAAGTTCTTAGTATATTATTAAGACTGTGGTTTTGTGCTTCAGTATAGGTAGTCTGGTGGGCTAGAAGATAAGGATCAGAGAATCCATTCCAAAGTCACTTTCCAAGGTAATTATTGGGCCGGAGTTTGTAATTTTCTAGAAGCGATGTATTTAATAGGCTACCATGCCTACAAAATATAGCACAAGTGTGATGGAGTCTAATTTGGAAGCCACGGTGTCGGTTATGGGAGGCACTCATTGAAATCTCTGGTCAGTCATAAATAGGTTGCCAACTGATGCTGGCATCCTAGTAGGAGAACTCAGAGAATAGGGACCATgtatgacgtcacttctggccCCAAAGCAACAGCCAAACATAATTATGTCACTTCTGACGCTCAAGGGGGAGGAGCCGGAGAGAAGAGCACGGCTGCCTGTCTGATTCTTAAGTGACTGGCGCTGGACCGTTCCGTCCCCCACGCTGGCCTTATCTCATCTGCAAGGACTTCCCAGGACAGCTTTAGCTGGCCTTGCAGTGAAAGAGGCAGAACGTTTCACGGGTTGCCAGCAACTTTGTTTCTTTGACCGCCCAGTTCGCCCCTAGGATAGGCATCGCTTCTGGCCTCCGCTCCCACGAGTGCCACCTCAACGAACAAGAAACGTTTCAGAGTTAGCTGTAGCCTTCCAAATGATCAAGAAAGCTGTGGCATTTTAAAGGCTAACAAGCTGATTGGGGTGGAGGTCTGTTGTGGATGAAAGCCCAGTTTGCCAGGGCTGTGAAGTCTCACTTTCACTTggaaaactatatatatatatatagacatacaaatgggagggggggggcttgtgaGGACTCCTGGGACAGCGTTTCCTTTCCCCCCTGTATtgccctcccccactatttcctctttcccttccctgaaagcccccgtAGCGTCTCCCTCTTCCTGCGTCCTTCTCTTTCCCATCTACCTgccagcctacctttatctgccccccccctcttcagctttccctctctGACCCGTCCCCCGGAGGCCTTTTCCTGGGAAAAATCTGGCTTAGTTTTGTAGCGGCAACAAGTGTTAGGCCTGTCACCCGCGAGTCCTCCTCCATCAGGGGACACGACGGGGAAAGAGAATGGGAcattttccagggctattttggacTCCGAGTCACAGAACCCAATGGGTTGGTAAGTGCAGTTATACTCTAGTGGTTGCTAGCAacttccaaaatggccagggggcattcttttcttaaagccacAGATGTTTTTGTCATTGTGGGGAGTTTTAatctcttggggttttttttagcattCATAGAGAGGCATCTATGGAGCTGCCCCACACCCCGCTGCCCTTCAGAGGTGTGTGGCACTTTGAGCTCCCTCCTTGCCCTCTGAACTCTCTAAATTCAAACTCCAGATAGGCTGttcctctctctgtgtgtccTACGCATACCTGAACAGACCTTGAATCACTCCTAGAGCGTGCAAAGCATCTTTGTGTCAGATCCCAAATGTGTGGGAAAGGATCCACAGGCACTAAGAAATACTAACTTTTACTCAGGCCCTTAACTGCAGAATCAGCGGCAGCATCTAAATCAGGGGGTCGGAGTGGGCTGCTAAAATAGCCACAAGATTTTCTTTCCTTTCAATAGGaggcaaaaaagaacaaaaaagtcgAACAGCAACATGACCTCCTCCAATGAGTCTCTTGGTCCTCCGGCGTTCCTCCTGACAGGCTTTCTGGGGCTGGAAAATGTCCACGTCTGGATCTCCATCCCCATCTGCTCCATGTACTTCGTGGCCATCGCTGGGAACTGCACCATCCTCTTCATCATCAGGACGGACCAAACCCTCCACGAGCCCATGTACTACTTCCTGTCCATGCTGGCTCTTCTGGATCTGGGCTTGACATCTGCCACTATGCCTTCCGTGCTGAGCGTCCTCTGGTTCAACCACCGCGTGATCCACTTCGATGCCTGCCTGACCCAGATGTTCTTCATTCACGTCTTTGCCTTTGCTGAGTCGGGCATTCTTCTTTCTATGGCCTTTGATCGCTTGGTGGCCATCCGCAGCCCACTGAGATACAGGACAATCTTGACCAATAATACTATTATCAGGATGGGAGTAGGGGTTTTCCTCCGTTCAGCCATACTGGTCTTCCCAGCTTCCTTTCTCCTGAAAAGGATGACATACAGGCCAGTCAATGTGCTCTCCTATTCATTCTGCTTGCACCAAGATATTCTGAAGTTGGCCGTTTCAGAAAGGAAAATCAGTAGCGGCTATGGCTTGATGGTGGTGCTCTCCACCACAGCTGTAGACTCGGTACTGCTTGTTTTGTCATACATTATGATCCTCAAAACCGTGCTGCGCATTGCCTCCAAGGCAGAGTGTTTCAGGGCCCTGAATACTTGCATCTCCCACATTTGTGCTGTCCTCATCTTTTACATACCATTGATCGGCATCTCTATGATTGTCCGATATGGGAAAAATGCTCCTCCTGTTGTTCATATCCTTATGGCCAATATATCCCTTTTGGTGCCACCGCTGATGAATCCCATTGTATACAGTGTGAAAACCAAGCAAATACGGTCAAGGATAGTGAAAAGATTCCAGAAGTAGAAGGGCTCGACCGGAGCTTCTTAGATCGGACGTGCCAGGCAAGTTATGAGGCTCTGTACCTCTCAGATCACGGCTGTCACACGTCACACTGCTTATGAAGCTCCACAGAAACAAGGCAAAAGATTGCCACACCGGACTGAGGTAAGAGTAACACAGTAATTATGGACTTAGCTCTCGTGGGACAGAGTCCCCTTAGTCAGACACAAGAATCGGTAACTTTATTCAgtaggcatatatatatatatcaatggGAGAATAAATGGGTATGGCTGCATTTCCACGGATTAGGCAGGCTTCCGGGGTCCCAGCTGGATGGGCTCTCCAGCAGTCCTTCTCCTCCCCCAGGTAGAGGACAGCCTGTTCTTAGATCCTGCTGACTTTTAGATCGCCATGGCTAGCTCCACCGTCTAAACTGCTTTGCCTAGTCTGGAAGATGCAGCGTACCTGCTGGCCAAGAGATGCCCGTTCTAAGAGATGTTGGTGCCTCTGACGTTATCTTGGCCTCGTCCCAGTATTCAGGAAGGCCCACTTGGGGAGAGATTGCAGGGTGCCGGAAGCAGCAATAAGGCACAGGGCCCTGGCACACGCCTCTTCCGGCCCCCGTTAGAGATACATGTTTTCTCATAAGGTTGGGAGACAGGCATCGGCGTGCCAATGTGACTTTCTGAAATGATATTCTATCACAATTCTGTAAGGTTGTAATGACAAACGGCAGCTGAATAGCTCAAGATTAGCTTTTTCATGAACATCCGTCATTCTAGGGCGCATGAGTGGAAACTACCTTGAAGGGCAGGCTGGCAAGTAATAATGGAGGAAGCTGATAATACCCCACTTTATGCCGAGGGTAACTTTCTCCGTCATAGTAAAAGGCTCTCAGTGGGTTGCAGCTTCTGACTAATAAATGCAACAGATCTCTTTTATCCTTCTGCTTGTGTTACCCAAATgagaggtctccttaattagctgGGGGAATTAGCGTTAATAATAACAGAATAGCATTCAAtgcatatactgcccttcaggacaacttaatgtcatagagtggtttataaagtgtgttataattatccccgcaacaacaatcaccctgtgaggtgggtggggctgagagagctctgagagagctgtgactgacccaaggtcactcggctggcttcaagcggaggagtggggaatcaaacctggttctccagattagagtcctgcactcttaaccactacaccaaacttgctcatTAAGGAGGCAGAGAGAGGGAGTAGCTGGGATTTTCCACCTATGTCTAGAGGATTGTTCCTTTAGAGATCTtgcaaataaacaggcagatgttcaacaggaaaaagTGTTTTTATTAAGAtagaataaaaggcaagcatacagaaaaccacacacagcatacacacagggctaactaaTGAAacggaggaaatgggaaagcagttttgaGGAAAGGGTGAcaattaccagtctcaaagaggaGGGAGTCCACAGAGTAGCAGCAAAATGActagcatttcatggagagaagaagcccaaataGATTGGGGTTTCATGAACGGGTaccaaggcacacacacacactgagcacatggctgggaagaatcATAGCATTCCCTGGGGCAATGGTGACATCTTGTTCCCCAAAACAATAGCCTGGTGGCTTCTCTGGAGGTAGGGCAATaaattgggagaggtttgatatgactatctAGGATGGTCTGTAGGTGAAAAtactgcttgatgacctggtaggtACCGGATGGGAGACTATCAGGCGTGCTTAGTTTCGATTAGGACAAGTGTGTGAGGGGAGGTAAAGGAAGGTGTTGGTGGGATTcggcagggagttttctcaggaagcctcattctCTCTGCGTCTCTCCTGGGCatgggggctgtcagtcagtcatccCTCCTCTGACTCCaatcttggtaactttccagtctccagaccAGCTGGCATCTTCTCTGTCTTGGGCCAGGCAGTGTCCAGGACCTATGGCAAGGGGTTCatgatattccatatctataaactgcccttacAGTGTGGGGAGGGCGGCCTGACAGCTACACTTGCTATGTAAGTCCTGCTTCAAGGCCTGTAACTGAGGCATAAACAGAGATAAAAATGTAGGACATCTTGTGGTGTTTCATGTTCTGAGAAAATCTATGAGGCTGAGTATACATGGAATTCCGCCATGGAGAGATGTGAGAGCTGAGACATCACAAAAAGTAACTTCAAATCTAACCAGATCttgcattttatttgtttatttatgctCTTTATGGTCCGctttctcactgcgactcaaggcagattgcgcagtcagtgtaagtcaatgcaatcaacggTGGAGGCATTTACTAAGCAATACAacagggtatagattgcagaaatttgaaaataaacagaaatcctATATAGAGCTGAAccagtgctgaaacaaagcatagcatattaaacaatgcggaaactgcccagtaggagcatacttaaagctacagacagtacacagtagttaCCAACTTCAAGCAAATATTACAAGTCTCCAAAACCTTTTATTCAAGGATAGATTGTACTCCTTTTTCTAAACACCTGTGAAGATGGCTTCTGTGATGCCCCCATAAGAAAAAAGTTGCCCTATCCTCCATTGGTTGATTGATTTAGACAGGgagttttttctgggaaaagaggtggcaggactctcaagagggaaatgaggaagaaacacattcgtttctttgaaataaaattattttcaagcactattgccaagtattttcaagaggtgccggaactccgttccatggtgttccccctgaaaaaaagccctggatttagatatttatattccacttttcttcccaattgggacccaaagcagcttacaacatcattacctcttcctccatttttattctcacaacaagaaccttgtgaggtagtttaagGAGAAGAGCATAACTGGCCCGTGGTCACCTCCTGGGCTACCATagcagagtgggattcaaacccgggtctccggCATTCAACACTTTGCCTGCTGCAGCACACTGGCTCCATTTGCACCATGTTCCAGCTCAGGAATCCCCGGGTGATACTCCAGCTCCTGGGAATACAAAGATGGCACCATTTATACAGTGGAAGAAACCAGCACCCCTGCACATTATTTTGTATACCTTTTTACCCACCAAAAACAAGTTTCCTTTTAATTCCTCCACCTGCTTTTACTGCagggttcccatccccccgcttggggcgggggatctcccaatcccaccctccctcccccacgcccgcttacctggccggtggggggcacgctccctggggcgccccctctcCAGGTGGCACGGCACGCCCCAGGGTGCGGGGCACGCTCCTGCGCAGCgagagcaggcggtggcagagagaaagcaggcggtgGTTGCAAGAGCACGCCGCTCTCACTGCCGCCGCCCGCGTTCTCACCACCGCCGCCGCTGGCGCTCTGCAGCCAGCGCCAGCAGGGTCGAGGAGtgcagcggtggtggcagcaagagagCAAGCTGTGGTGGCCACGGCTTGCTCTCTCGTCGACGGTGCCGCCGCGCCCCTTGTCCATGCCagcgcgggcagcacaggggcagtggcGGCGAGGGAGCAAActgcggtggccacagcctgctctctctctcgccgCCGCCGCACCCCTTGTCTCCGCCGGCGctggcagcacaggggcagcagcggcTGCGGCGCACACGAGAgctctcttgctgccgccactgcccgtGTGCTGCCCGCACCAGCAGGGACAAGTGGCACGGCAGCAGCGgcagtgagagagacagagagcgcTGCCCGcgctctctgcccttcctccctgcgtgatgacatcaaaagtgacgtcatcacgcacaccGGGAGCGTGCGCGCGTGCTTTGCACGCGCACAACAAGGACAGCCCCcaatgaggtaggagccagcgtcccagtctcccgctgggagacttgagggaactggcaaccctatttccctgATGGACACCCACCAATCTGAAAATTCATTGGAACAAAAGAGGTGTCTCGGGGCTATGCAGCTTTTTTTCCCCCCATGTTGTTCTCAGCACCTCATGCTTGTAGGACTCAGTCTTTGTTAACAGGAAATGCAGGCAAACTGTTTGGAGGAGGAATAGTTGGTGTAATCTCTTGCTCTCGTGGCCTCCTGGGAGTTTTAGTTGTTTTTCAAGGGAAGGCCTATCATCGCCCAGGCAACCACAGACCTCTCATCCAGAATCATGATGGAGGATTGCCAGGACAGGGTCCCTGTGTGTgctttaatcaaaaagagtccagtagcacctttaagactaaccaattttattgtagcataagctttcgagaatcacagttctcttcgtcagatgcatggagggcagaaa
The DNA window shown above is from Eublepharis macularius isolate TG4126 chromosome 3, MPM_Emac_v1.0, whole genome shotgun sequence and carries:
- the LOC129325756 gene encoding olfactory receptor 51G2-like — protein: MTSSNESLGPPAFLLTGFLGLENVHVWISIPICSMYFVAIAGNCTILFIIRTDQTLHEPMYYFLSMLALLDLGLTSATMPSVLSVLWFNHRVIHFDACLTQMFFIHVFAFAESGILLSMAFDRLVAIRSPLRYRTILTNNTIIRMGVGVFLRSAILVFPASFLLKRMTYRPVNVLSYSFCLHQDILKLAVSERKISSGYGLMVVLSTTAVDSVLLVLSYIMILKTVLRIASKAECFRALNTCISHICAVLIFYIPLIGISMIVRYGKNAPPVVHILMANISLLVPPLMNPIVYSVKTKQIRSRIVKRFQK